A DNA window from Mus caroli chromosome 8, CAROLI_EIJ_v1.1, whole genome shotgun sequence contains the following coding sequences:
- the Map1s gene encoding microtubule-associated protein 1S, with the protein MAAVMAAPEAVEAPSSLLLLVVGGECGCPGLLAYVLEELERGVRSWEDVDPAVCSLDEQLKAFVSRHSATFSSIVKGQRSLHHRGETLETLVLLNPSDKSLCDELRNLLMDPAPHKLLVLAGPCLEETGELLLQTGGFSAHHFLQVLGDKEVQDALASAPAAPALTVSCPTFGDWALLGPAPGLQLRLNPPARLPASEGLRAFLEYVAESLEPPSPFELLEPPAAGGFLRLARPCCYVFPGGLGDAAFFAVNGFTVLVNGGSNPKSSFWKLVRHLDRVDAVLVTHAGADSLPGLNSLLRRKLAEREAAAGPEGQHEERLRRLLSPALGVVFLNAREAASRLRGGEDEAVCARSLLRSLGIVPLPLQRGPQPSCPTVLFEKLGVGRLELFVLHPPPGDPAAPACALLVWQPAAPGDKVVRVLFPGRTPPARLLDGLQRLQHLPCLRRPVVTTHDLEAPSRANSQDSLASRESGRKEPVRGTVGSIANRSTVRREPALATRDQKKDTKSGPTRPTARDTRRSGPGVVNTKPRVSQNGPRAPVLAAPLTAPVAECPGEAENILESERPPAPPPTLSPAQSPPPTAPGNSPERLSLSPLRPEPAPDASPSATTPTLTTPSLPAELGSPHSTEVDESLSVSFEQVLPAGDPGLSLPLRLARRSTSPHDVDLCLVSPCEFSHRKPPPPASPGSSDSSARSQERPPETPPTSVSESLPTLSDSDPVPVADSDDDAGSESAARDPPPTPRVPPPLPDVPGICMVDPEALPPRARQPLTTTNPSRSRKAPARPSSASATPRAATVAAKTKGPAGDRNRPLSARSEPADRPGRAPLTRKPSVPKTVPKMASATRLSSGPSGRPTPLAAGSPVYLDLAYLPGGGAGHLDQNFFLRVRALCYVISGQGQRQEEGLRAVLDALLAGKRQWDLDLQVTLIPTFDSAVMHRWYEETHAQHQALGIRVLGSGSLVSMQDEAFPACKVEF; encoded by the exons ATGGCGGCGGTGATGGCGGCGCCGGAGGCTGTGGAGGCGCCCAGCTCCCTACTGTTGCTGGTGGTGGGCGGCGAGTGCGGCTGCCCCGGGCTGCTGGCCTACGTCCTGGAGGAGTTGGAACGAG gtgTTCGCTCCTGGGAGGATGTGGACCCCGCCGTCTGCAGCCTGGATGAGCAGCTCAAGGCCTTCGTATCCCGGCATTCGGCCACCTTCTCCAGCATTGTGAAAG GGCAGCGGAGCCTGCACCACCGTGGAGAGACCTTGGAGACGCTGGTGCTGCTGAACCCCTCAGACAAGTCCCTGTGTGATGAG CTCCGGAACCTCCTGATGGACCCCGCCCCTCACAAACTGCTGGTCCTGGCAGGGCCCTGCCTGGAGGAGACCGGGGAACTGCTGTTGCAGACTGGGGGATTCTCGGCCCACCACTTCCTTCAGGTGCTGGGGGACAAAGAG GTCCAGGATGCACTGGCCTCAGCACCAGCTGCCCCAGCCCTCACTGTGTCCTGTCCAACCTTTGGGGACTGGGCGCTGTTGGGCCCTGCGCCCGGGCTGCAGCTGCGACTAAATCCGCCTGCGCGACTGCCGGCCTCAGAGGGCCTTCGTGCCTTCCTGGAGTATGTGGCTGAGTCGCTGGAGCCGCCATCGCCCTTCGAGTTGTTGGAGCCACCGGCTGCGGGCGGCTTTCTGCGCTTAGCAAGGCCCTGTTGCTATGTGTTCCCCGGTGGCCTGGGAGATGCCGCCTTCTTCGCCGTCAACGGCTTTACAGTGCTGGTGAATGGCGGATCCAACCCCAAGTCGAGCTTCTGGAAGCTGGTGCGCCACCTGGATCGCGTGGACGCTGTGCTTGTGACCCACGCGGGTGCTGACAGCTTGCCGGGCCTCAACAGCCTGCTGCGCCGCAAGCTGGCAGAGCGCGAAGCAGCCGCAGGGCCAGAGGGACAGCATGAGGAGCGGCTACGTCGCCTGCTGTCGCCTGCGCTGGGTGTGGTGTTCCTGAATGCTCGTGAGGCTGCTTCAAGGTTGCGTGGGGGCGAAGACGAGGCAGTGTGTGCTCGGAGCCTGCTGCGGAGCCTGGGCATTGTGCCTCTGCCACTGCAGCGTGGCCCACAGCCCTCGTGCCCCACTGTCCTTTTCGAGAAGCTAGGCGTAGGTCGCCTAGAGCTCTTTGTGCTGCACCCTCCTCCTGGGGACCCTGCAGCGCCTGCCTGTGCTCTGCTTGTGTGGCAGCCAGCAGCGCCCGGCGACAAGGTTGTGCGTGTACTATTTCCTGGCCGCACGCCGCCCGCGCGCCTGCTGGATGGGCTACAGCGCCTGCAGCACCTGCCATGCCTGCGCAGGCCAGTAGTCACCACGCATGACCTGGAAGCGCCCTCCAGGGCCAACAGCCAAGACAGTCTGGCCTCGCGGGAGAGTGGGCGCAAGGAGCCAGTCCGTGGTACTGTCGGCAGCATCGCCAACAGGAGTACAGTGCGAAGGGAGCCTGCCCTGGCCACTCGTGACCAGAAGAAGGACACAAAATCTGGGCCCACGCGGCCTACAGCCCGAGACACGCGCCGCTCTGGGCCTGGTGTGGTCAACACAAAGCCTCGTGTGTCACAGAATGGGCCTCGTGCCCCAGTTCTGGCAGCGCCACTCACAGCTCCTGTGGCTGAGTGCCCTGGAGAAGCGGAGAACATCTTGGAGTCTGAGCGgccacctgccccacccccaactctgtCCCCAGCTCAGTCCCCACCACCTACAGCACCTGGTAATAGCCCTGAGCGCCTGTCACTCAGCCCTCTGCGCCCAGAGCCTGCCCCTGACGCATCGCCCTCAGCCACGACGCCCACGCTGACCACGCCCTCTTTGCCTGCGGAGCTGGGCTCACCCCACTCAACCGAGGTGGACGAGTCGCTCTCTGTATCTTTCGAGCAAGTGCTGCCAGCAGGTGACCCAGGGCTTAGCCTGCCTCTGCGCCTTGCGCGCCGCTCCACGTCTCCTCATGATGTGGACCTGTGCCTCGTGTCACCCTGTGAGTTCTCACATCGCAAGccaccccctcctgcctccccaggcAGCTCGGATAGCAGTGCTCGGTCACAGGAGCGGCCACCCGAGACTCCACCCACATCTGTGAGCGAGTCACTGCCCACACTATCTGACTCTGATCCCGTGCCCGTGGCGGATTCTGATGACGATGCAGGCAGCGAGAGCGCGGCCAGGGACCCCCCGCCTACACctcgtgtgccaccaccactgccggaTGTACCAGGAATCTGCATGGTGGACCCGGAGGCGCTACCGCCTCGTGCCCGGCAGCCCCTAACCACCACCAATCCCAGCCGTAGCCGCAAGGCCCCTGCAAGGCCtagctctgcctctgccacccccaGAGCTGCAACTGTAGCTGCCAAGACAAAGGGCCCCGCGGGGGACCGGAACCGGCCACTCAGCGCCCGCAGTGAGCCTGCAGACAGGCCAGGCCGTGCACCCCTTACTAGGAAGCCCTCAGTCCCTAAGACCGTCCCCAAGATGGCCTCTGCCACAAGGCTCTCCTCCG GACCCAGTGGCCGCCCTACACCACTTGCTGCTGGCTCCCCTGTATACCTGGACCTGGCCTACCTGCCTGGTGGTGGTGCCGGCCACCTGGACCAGAACTTCTTCCTGCGTGTTCGTGCACTCTGCTATGTCATCAGTGGGCAAGGCCAGCGCCAGGAAGAGGGCCTGCGAGCCGTGCTGGATGCACTGCTGGCTGGCAAGCGGCAGTGGGACCTTGACTTGCAG GTCACACTGATCCCCACCTTCGACTCTGCGGTGATGCACAGGTGGTATGAGGAGACGCATGCGCAGCACCAGGCACTGGGCATCAGggtgctgggcagtggcagcCTGGTGTCCATGCAGGATGAGGCCTTCCCCGCCTGCAAGGTGGAGTTCTAG